From Flavobacterium arcticum, the proteins below share one genomic window:
- a CDS encoding ExbD/TolR family protein, translating into MQFRSRNRVTPEFNMSSMTDIVFLLLIFFMITSTMVTTSALDLNLPKAKGRTENNQNVSVNITKDLEYYIDTEPVTEAGLESKLVSLMAGAKDKAIVLRVEQGVPIEKAVNVMAIAQTNQYKIVLAVDPK; encoded by the coding sequence TTAATATGTCATCGATGACGGATATTGTATTCCTGTTATTGATATTCTTTATGATTACCTCTACAATGGTTACTACCAGTGCGCTTGACCTGAACTTGCCTAAAGCAAAGGGAAGAACGGAGAACAACCAAAATGTATCGGTAAACATAACAAAGGACTTAGAGTACTATATAGATACTGAACCTGTTACTGAGGCGGGTCTTGAAAGTAAACTAGTATCGTTAATGGCAGGAGCGAAAGATAAAGCCATAGTACTACGTGTAGAGCAAGGTGTGCCTATAGAAAAAGCCGTTAATGTTATGGCTATAGCGCAAACTAACCAATATAAAATAGTACTGGCAGTTGACCCAAAATAG